A stretch of Abyssogena phaseoliformis symbiont OG214 DNA encodes these proteins:
- a CDS encoding cytochrome c oxidase subunit 3, whose product MNEQEYYVPSGTYWPIIGSIGVATLFVGFANQMHGASWGGPIMALGFAILVFMMFGWFGQVVKESTSGMYNSQVDRSFRWGMSWFIFSEVMFFAAFFGALFYARQLSVPWLGGADNNMFTPELWDGFSATWQQIAFNTPGATLQSGTAVSVPTQLVDAWGLPALNTALLLLSGVTLTFAHHALRTRHRNKIIGWLVATIVLGVLFLGFQITEYGHAYHDGLKLTSGIYGSTFYMLTGFHGFHVTVGVIMLTVILYRVQKGHFSADNHFGFEGVAWYWHFVDVVWLGLFIFVYWL is encoded by the coding sequence ATGAACGAACAAGAATATTATGTACCAAGTGGCACCTACTGGCCTATTATCGGCTCAATTGGTGTTGCCACTCTATTTGTAGGTTTTGCTAATCAAATGCATGGTGCCAGTTGGGGCGGGCCAATCATGGCTTTAGGGTTTGCTATTTTGGTGTTTATGATGTTTGGCTGGTTTGGCCAAGTTGTTAAGGAAAGCACTAGCGGTATGTACAATAGCCAAGTTGATCGTTCATTTCGTTGGGGCATGAGCTGGTTTATTTTTTCTGAGGTGATGTTTTTTGCTGCCTTTTTTGGTGCGTTATTTTATGCAAGGCAATTATCAGTTCCGTGGCTAGGTGGTGCAGATAATAATATGTTCACCCCAGAGTTATGGGACGGTTTTAGTGCAACATGGCAGCAAATTGCCTTTAATACGCCAGGTGCAACGCTACAGTCAGGCACAGCGGTTTCTGTGCCAACACAATTGGTTGATGCTTGGGGCTTGCCAGCACTTAACACTGCATTATTATTATTATCAGGTGTTACTTTAACATTTGCACACCACGCATTGCGCACGCGGCATCGTAATAAAATTATTGGTTGGTTGGTTGCCACCATTGTTTTGGGTGTTTTATTTTTAGGTTTTCAAATTACTGAGTATGGACACGCATATCATGATGGTCTAAAACTAACCTCTGGTATTTACGGATCAACGTTTTATATGTTAACTGGCTTTCACGGCTTCCATGTAACAGTGGGCGTGATTATGTTAACAGTTATTCTTTATCGTGTGCAAAAAGGACATTTTAGTGCAGACAATCACTTTGGCTTTGAAGGTGTTGCTTGGTATTGGCATTTTGTAGATGTGGTTTGGCTGGGTTTGTTTATCTTTGTATACTGGTTATAA
- a CDS encoding twin transmembrane helix small protein: protein MTQIIIIIIIVTILIALGSGLLGMLRGGSAGSDKMFKSLVIRVALSLFLFILVMFAAFMGWIEPNAVMMDVPTPK, encoded by the coding sequence ATGACACAAATTATTATCATTATTATTATTGTCACCATTTTAATAGCGTTAGGTTCAGGCTTATTAGGTATGCTTAGAGGCGGGTCAGCTGGTTCAGATAAAATGTTCAAATCATTAGTGATACGCGTGGCTTTATCCTTGTTCTTGTTTATCTTAGTTATGTTCGCTGCGTTTATGGGCTGGATAGAACCAAATGCGGTTATGATGGATGTGCCCACACCTAAGTGA
- a CDS encoding SURF1 family protein has product MIKRSIFIPAILILSSIYGLVLLGFWQLERADEKRAIEHEIVLAQQSPAQLITSVDELLDKEHYQVLLKGRYDTNKQFIYDNQIVKGNAGYYVLTPFILSDKTAILVNRGFVPWHGKREQLANIKLDNLPRVIKVGLIKPVERIKLKQQPIKPNFPILIQSLNLDELSMLSNYQIVVMLARLDVKASDGFFRQWQPFYGSVDKHLGYALQWFLMALVLGIIALRLLMKKK; this is encoded by the coding sequence GTGATTAAACGCAGCATTTTTATACCTGCAATTTTAATACTTTCAAGTATTTACGGACTAGTGTTGTTAGGATTTTGGCAACTTGAGCGTGCTGATGAAAAACGAGCTATTGAGCATGAGATTGTATTAGCGCAGCAAAGCCCAGCCCAATTGATAACGAGCGTAGATGAGTTATTAGATAAAGAGCATTATCAAGTTTTACTAAAAGGTCGTTATGACACCAATAAACAGTTTATTTATGACAATCAAATTGTTAAAGGTAATGCTGGTTATTATGTACTCACGCCATTCATTTTAAGTGATAAAACTGCTATTTTAGTAAATCGAGGTTTTGTACCTTGGCATGGGAAGCGCGAGCAATTGGCTAATATCAAGCTAGATAATTTGCCAAGAGTTATTAAAGTGGGGCTGATTAAGCCTGTTGAGCGTATTAAACTCAAGCAACAACCAATCAAGCCAAATTTTCCGATATTAATTCAATCTTTGAATTTGGACGAATTATCCATGCTGTCTAATTATCAAATTGTTGTGATGTTGGCACGTCTTGATGTTAAAGCCAGTGATGGCTTTTTTAGGCAATGGCAACCTTTTTACGGTAGTGTTGATAAGCACTTAGGCTATGCACTGCAATGGTTTTTAATGGCCTTGGTGTTAGGTATTATTGCCTTAAGACTGTTGATGAAAAAAAAATAA
- the ccoN gene encoding cytochrome-c oxidase, cbb3-type subunit I: MNLTEKYDLGIVKWFTIMASVYLVVGTLLGVYIASELAFPFLNDLGTDLPYFQFGRLRPLHTNAVIFAFGGSALMATAFYIVQRTNQTRLWSNKMAWFTFWSWNTVIVLAVITLPLGLTQSKEYAELEWPIDILITLSWATYLYNFIMTIHIRNRNKVPHVYVANWFFMGMMVMVTYLHVVNNLSIPVSAFKSYSIFSGVQDAMIQWWWGHNAVGFFLTAGFLGIMYYFVPKQAQRPVYSYRLSVIHFWALMFGYVWLGAHHLQYTALPDWAGSLGATISLAMIIPSWGGALNGILTLSGAWDRLREDYILRFLIMSLAFYAMSTFEGPVMAAKTVNALSHYTDWTIGHVHSGALGWNIMVAAGAMYHMIEKIYNVKMSQKLLGIHFWVHTIGTVVYIVAMWVSGIMQGLMWRAYDEYGTLAYTFAESVSAMHPYYVMRAVGGALVLVGAIIMLINIVTTIRRSGAGQTANV, translated from the coding sequence ATGAATTTAACAGAAAAGTATGATTTGGGTATTGTTAAATGGTTTACCATTATGGCATCTGTTTATTTAGTAGTAGGCACACTGCTTGGTGTCTACATTGCCTCTGAACTAGCCTTCCCGTTTCTTAATGATTTAGGTACAGATTTACCTTATTTCCAATTTGGTCGATTGAGACCTTTGCACACCAATGCTGTTATTTTTGCTTTTGGCGGCTCAGCGTTGATGGCAACCGCTTTTTATATTGTACAGCGCACTAACCAAACTCGTCTTTGGTCCAATAAAATGGCTTGGTTTACGTTTTGGTCATGGAATACTGTGATTGTTTTGGCGGTCATTACGTTGCCTTTAGGCTTGACTCAATCTAAGGAGTATGCAGAATTAGAATGGCCGATTGATATCTTAATTACCCTGTCATGGGCTACTTACTTATATAACTTTATTATGACCATTCACATTCGTAATCGTAATAAAGTGCCACATGTTTATGTGGCTAACTGGTTCTTTATGGGCATGATGGTCATGGTTACTTATCTTCATGTGGTTAATAATTTATCTATTCCAGTGAGTGCTTTCAAATCTTATTCAATTTTCTCTGGTGTGCAAGATGCGATGATTCAGTGGTGGTGGGGTCATAATGCTGTTGGCTTTTTCTTAACAGCAGGGTTCTTGGGTATTATGTATTATTTTGTACCAAAACAAGCACAGCGCCCCGTATATTCTTATCGCTTGTCAGTGATTCATTTTTGGGCACTAATGTTTGGCTATGTTTGGTTAGGTGCACACCATCTTCAATATACGGCATTGCCAGATTGGGCAGGCTCATTGGGCGCAACAATTTCACTAGCCATGATTATTCCATCATGGGGTGGCGCACTTAATGGTATCTTGACGTTATCAGGTGCTTGGGACCGTTTGCGTGAAGACTACATCTTGCGTTTCTTGATTATGTCTTTAGCATTTTATGCTATGAGTACATTTGAAGGCCCAGTTATGGCAGCGAAGACAGTTAATGCCTTATCGCATTACACAGACTGGACGATTGGTCATGTGCATTCTGGCGCATTGGGTTGGAATATTATGGTGGCAGCAGGCGCAATGTACCATATGATTGAGAAAATCTATAACGTGAAAATGTCGCAAAAGCTCTTGGGCATTCACTTCTGGGTGCATACGATTGGCACGGTGGTTTATATTGTGGCGATGTGGGTATCAGGCATCATGCAAGGCTTGATGTGGAGAGCGTATGATGAATACGGTACACTGGCTTATACGTTTGCTGAGTCAGTATCAGCCATGCATCCTTATTATGTCATGAGGGCTGTAGGCGGTGCATTGGTATTAGTAGGTGCAATTATCATGTTAATTAATATTGTGACGACTATTCGTAGATCAGGCGCTGGTCAAACGGCTAACGTATAA
- the ccoO gene encoding cytochrome-c oxidase, cbb3-type subunit II — MANKNVKESLQVKLEKNVFGMYLFMALSVSLAGIVEIVPLFTNPEAVKDEVIAADGSTKSLLWLRSEGQELSDWRPGDGVRPLTALELAGRDIYQREGCYLCHSQMIRPFRDEKERYGHFSLAVESKYDHPFQWGSKRTGPDLARVGGKYSDEWHILHLRHPQAVVPESVMPKYRFLESALVDGETIATHMSGLSKVGVPYTQADIAQAPASVEGKNEMDAMVAYLQSLGNMIKFEDGVTYRE; from the coding sequence ATGGCAAATAAAAACGTAAAAGAAAGTTTACAAGTTAAGCTAGAAAAGAATGTTTTTGGTATGTATTTGTTTATGGCGCTATCAGTGTCATTAGCAGGTATTGTAGAGATTGTTCCTTTGTTTACCAATCCTGAAGCAGTCAAGGACGAAGTGATTGCAGCTGACGGTAGCACAAAAAGTTTATTATGGCTTCGTTCTGAAGGTCAAGAGTTGTCTGACTGGAGGCCTGGTGATGGCGTAAGACCCTTAACCGCTTTAGAATTAGCAGGTCGTGATATTTATCAGCGCGAAGGTTGTTATTTATGCCATTCGCAAATGATACGTCCATTTAGAGATGAAAAAGAGCGCTATGGCCATTTTTCGTTAGCGGTAGAGTCAAAATATGATCATCCATTTCAATGGGGATCTAAAAGAACAGGTCCTGATTTAGCGCGCGTTGGCGGTAAATATTCTGACGAGTGGCATATTTTGCATTTACGCCACCCACAAGCGGTTGTACCAGAATCAGTTATGCCAAAATATCGTTTCTTAGAAAGCGCCTTAGTTGATGGCGAAACAATTGCCACACACATGAGCGGCTTGTCTAAAGTCGGCGTACCTTATACACAGGCAGATATTGCACAAGCACCAGCTTCTGTTGAAGGTAAGAATGAAATGGATGCAATGGTGGCTTATTTGCAATCATTAGGCAATATGATTAAATTTGAAGACGGCGTTACTTACAGAGAGTAA
- a CDS encoding cbb3-type cytochrome c oxidase subunit 3, which translates to MTLVDKIGAVVAIVIFVLLAIAYFYAFRPKNKQKFEDLRNVVNDKD; encoded by the coding sequence ATGACTTTAGTTGACAAAATTGGTGCTGTTGTGGCGATTGTTATATTTGTGTTATTAGCGATTGCTTATTTTTATGCTTTTAGACCAAAAAACAAGCAAAAATTTGAAGACTTGCGCAACGTTGTGAACGACAAAGATTGA
- the ccoP gene encoding cytochrome-c oxidase, cbb3-type subunit III: MSEHKNPFPGENNTGHFWDEENDIRELNNRPPRWYMLSLYIGTLAIVVYTLYYPTIPWFGEHNKGFANWTQISEMNESVAQLEAYREKRFADTEKAIAEKSLEEIVLDDELRTYAIKTAKVLFGDNCAACHGAAGQGNVGFPVLADDDWLYGGKLAQISTTISNGRKGNMPARMLGISDADANTLATFLIETGKGRKGNPDPASKALYMSKGCIACHGPDMKGNQLLGSANLSDGIYRFKADDQHASVVRTILHGVGQTNDLLTQDAVMPAFGHSSVIDAVQIKKLTVYVRQLGGGVAVK, encoded by the coding sequence ATGAGCGAACATAAAAACCCATTCCCAGGTGAGAACAATACAGGGCATTTTTGGGATGAAGAAAACGACATTAGAGAGCTAAATAATCGCCCACCAAGATGGTATATGCTGTCCTTATATATTGGCACACTTGCTATTGTGGTTTACACGCTCTACTATCCAACCATTCCTTGGTTTGGTGAGCACAACAAAGGCTTTGCCAATTGGACGCAAATTAGCGAAATGAACGAAAGTGTTGCTCAATTAGAGGCTTATCGTGAAAAAAGATTTGCCGATACTGAAAAAGCCATTGCTGAAAAATCATTAGAAGAAATTGTACTTGATGATGAGTTAAGAACTTATGCCATCAAAACAGCCAAGGTTCTATTTGGTGATAATTGTGCAGCTTGCCACGGCGCTGCTGGTCAGGGTAATGTAGGCTTTCCTGTTCTAGCTGATGATGATTGGCTGTATGGCGGTAAGCTAGCACAAATTAGCACAACCATTTCTAATGGCCGCAAAGGTAATATGCCAGCACGCATGTTGGGCATTTCAGATGCTGATGCAAACACATTGGCCACTTTTTTAATTGAAACAGGCAAGGGCAGAAAGGGCAACCCTGACCCAGCTTCTAAGGCCTTATATATGAGTAAGGGCTGTATTGCTTGTCATGGTCCTGATATGAAAGGCAATCAGTTGTTAGGCAGTGCTAATTTAAGTGATGGTATTTATCGCTTTAAAGCAGACGACCAGCACGCATCAGTCGTGCGCACAATCTTACATGGCGTGGGTCAAACAAATGATCTATTAACGCAAGACGCTGTTATGCCAGCATTTGGTCATTCAAGTGTTATTGATGCCGTTCAAATTAAAAAACTTACTGTTTATGTGCGCCAATTAGGTGGCGGTGTTGCCGTTAAATAA
- a CDS encoding O-antigen ligase family protein, producing MLINYINQGWQWHVAGMPEYLNNALSCSNTRIPTWLNTLGMIKDHFLIWGAGVGNWEQVYPLYYDEVAKALIFNGKTRLQRLHNSYLEMFTNVGLIGYGFLLWLVALTVKSAYSLLNKAGLLTCYLCLALC from the coding sequence GTGTTGATTAATTATATCAATCAAGGCTGGCAGTGGCATGTTGCTGGCATGCCTGAATATTTAAACAATGCACTTAGTTGTTCTAATACCAGAATACCCACTTGGTTGAATACTTTAGGGATGATTAAAGATCATTTTTTGATATGGGGTGCTGGTGTTGGTAATTGGGAGCAGGTCTACCCACTTTATTATGACGAGGTGGCAAAAGCCCTTATCTTTAATGGAAAAACTCGCCTGCAACGTTTGCACAATAGCTATTTAGAAATGTTTACAAATGTTGGGTTAATTGGATACGGATTTTTACTATGGCTAGTTGCACTCACTGTTAAGTCTGCTTACAGTTTGCTTAATAAGGCAGGCTTGCTAACATGCTATTTATGTTTGGCTTTGTGTTAG